In Nymphaea colorata isolate Beijing-Zhang1983 chromosome 3, ASM883128v2, whole genome shotgun sequence, a genomic segment contains:
- the LOC116250472 gene encoding oligopeptide transporter 5-like isoform X2: MPGSRMVVLLAVAEIREIPFEEYASFQVNLVDGQGLTAELLNQQHDSHPNPNCLPLYIPSEREKKRERERGSLIFYLAEGRHLGSGEMSGPEIDTVFPGDGESKADEEKKKQDKADDDLENSPIEEVRLTVPIMDDPTLPALTFRTWTLGLTSCLVLAFLNQFFGYRQNPLSVPPLAAQLVTLPLGRLMAAKLPKKKVKFPGTAGWEFSMNPGPFNVKEHVLITILANSGANGVYAVHIVTMMRALYHRSIHPLAAFLLSQTTQLLGYGWAGIFRKFMVDSPYMWWPPNLIQVALFRALHEKEVRRRGGTTRLQFFFVVFAISFAYYIVPNYLFPFASAFSIGCVIWKGSVLAQQLTSGYRGLGIGAFGLDWATISSYLGTPIATPGHAILNVMAGFVLFLYVLVPIAYWTDSYHAKRFPLISSGVFDGAGHRYDTATVINPKTFQFNPEGYSKVGPIHLSPFFVLSYGLNFATLAAIFTHIILFHGRSLWDQTTQAVKNQKMDVHTRLMRKNYERVPEWWFGVLLLITIALAFAACLGFGGQLQLPWWGILLACAVSFAFTLPIGILTATTNVQPGLNIITEMIIGYTYPGRPLANVSFKTYGYVSMMQAIYFLSDFKLGHYMKIPPKSMFVVQLVGTVVATSLYFGTSWWLLSTIPNICDSEKNPLWDCPNDNVFYSASIIWGVVGPVRMFGRLGLYSKQNWWFLAGLLAPIPVWVSSRMFPERKWIKLINVPVILGGVLMMPPAGAVNYWSWGVVGILFNVVIYKRYKKWWSQHTYVMSAGLDTGVAFSAVLAYFALQTWLGPNDEYGPIWWGHVDGSYNCDLAKCPTAAGVVVDGCPVVSGLDA, from the exons ATGCCTGGATCAAGAATGGTTGTATTGCTGGCAGTGGCAGAG ATAAGGGAGATCCCATTTGAGGAGTATGCTTCATTCCAAGTGAACCTCGTCGATGGCCAGGGCCTCACCGCAGAACTGCTTAATCAG CAACATGATTctcatccaaatccaaactgcctccctctatatataccatccgagagagagaaaaagagagagagagagagaggatctctcatcttctaccttgCGGAAGGACGGCACTTAGGATCTGGTGAGATGAGCGGACCTGAGATTGACACAGTTTTCCCCGGCGACGGCGAAAGCAAAGCGgatgaggagaagaagaaacaagacAAAGCAGACG ATGACCTGGAAAATTCACCAATCGAGGAAGTGCGGCTAACTGTCCCGATCATGGACGACCCGACTCTGCCGGCACTGACGTTCCGGACATGGACCCTCGGCTTGACCTCATGCCTGGTGCTGGCGTTCTTGAACCAGTTTTTTGGGTACAGGCAGAACCCGCTCAGCGTCCCGCCGCTCGCGGCGCAGCTGGTGACGCTGCCACTCGGCAGGTTGATGGCCGCAAAGCTGCCGAAGAAGAAGGTCAAGTTTCCGGGGACGGCCGGCTGGGAGTTCTCGATGAACCCTGGGCCCTTCAATGTGAAGGAGCATGTGCTCATCACCATACTGGCCAACTCGGGAGCCAATGGCGTCTATGCAGTTCATATTGTCACCATGATGAGGGCGCTCTACCACAGAAGCATCCATCCCCTTGCTGCCTTCCTGCTCTCACAGACCACACAG TTGCTGGGATATGGATGGGCAGGTATATTTAGGAAGTTCATGGTAGACTCACCTTACATGTGGTGGCCTCCAAATTTGATCCAAGTGGCCTTGTtcag AGCGCTGCATGAGAAGGAGGTGAGGAGACGGGGAGGGACGACGCGGCTGCAGTTCTTCTTCGTTGTCTTTGCCATCAGCTTCGCCTACTACATCGTCCCGAACTACCTGTTCCCCTTCGCCTCCGCCTTCTCCATCGGCTGCGTCATCTGGAAGGGCTCCGTCCTCGCCCAGCAGCTGACCTCCGGCTACAGGGGCCTGGGCATCGGCGCCTTCGGCCTCGACTGGGCCACTATCAGCAGCTACCTGGGCACCCCCATCGCTACTCCTGGCCACGCCATCCTCAATGTCATGGCCGGGTTCGTGCTCTTCCTCTACGTCCTCGTCCCCATCGCCTACTGGACCGACTCCTACCACGCCAAGCGCTTTCCCCTCATCTCTTCCGGCGTCTTCGACGGCGCCGGCCACAGATACGACACCGCAACCGTCATCAACCCGAAGACCTTTCAGTTCAACCCCGAGGGCTACTCCAAGGTTGGCCCCATCCACCTCTCCCCTTTCTTCGTCTTGTCCTACGGCCTCAACTTCGCAACCCTCGCTGCTATCTTCACCCACATCATCCTCTTCCATGGAAG GAGCCTATGGGACCAAACGACGCAGGCAGTGAAGAACCAGAAAATGGATGTTCACACCCGACTGATGAGGAAGAACTACGAAAGGGTGCCTGAGTGGTGGTTTGGCGTGCTGCTCCTCATCACCATCGCTTTGGCCTTCGCCGCTTGCCTAGGCTTTGGCGGTCAACTACAGCTCCCATGGTGGGGCATTCTCCTCGCCTGTGCAGTTTCCTTCGCCTTCACTCTCCCTATTGGCATACTCACAGCCACCACTAATGTG CAACCTGGGTTGAATATCATCACGGAGATGATCATAGGGTACACATATCCCGGCAGACCTCTCGCCAACGTTTCCTTCAAAACTTATGGGTATGTTAGCATGATGCAAGCCATCTACTTCCTTTCAGATTTCAAGCTGGGCCATTACATGAAGATCCCACCCAAGTCCATGTTTGTTGttcag CTCGTTGGCACTGTTGTTGCAACCTCTCTCTACTTCGGCACATCTTGGTGGCTCCTCTCCACTATCCCCAACATCTGCGACTCAGAAAAGAACCCGCTGTGGGACTGCCCCAACGACAACGTCTTCTACAGCGCCTCCATCATCTGGGGCGTGGTCGGACCGGTCCGAATGTTCGGCAGGCTGGGTCTGTACAGCAAGCAAAACTGGTGGTTCCTAGCGGGCCTGCTTGCGCCCATCCCGGTCTGGGTCTCGTCGCGCATGTTTCCTGAGAGGAAGTGGATCAAGCTCATCAACGTCCCGGTCATACTCGGCGGCGTCCTCATGATGCCGCCGGCCGGCGCGGTCAACTACTGGTCCTGGGGGGTTGTGGGCATACTCTTCAACGTGGTCATATACAAGAGGTACAAGAAGTGGTGGTCTCAGCACACGTATGTGATGTCTGCTGGGCTCGATACCGGGGTGGCCTTCTCAGCCGTGCTCGCCTACTTTGCCCTACAGACGTGGCTGGGCCCCAACGACGAGTATGGACCCATATGGTGGGGCCACGTTGATGGTTCCTACAATTGCGACCTAGCCAAGTGTCCGACCGCGGCTGGAGTTGTGGTGGATGGCTGCCCGGTGGTCTCGGGGCTTGACGCTTAA
- the LOC116250472 gene encoding oligopeptide transporter 5-like isoform X1 → MPGSRMVVLLAVAEIREIPFEEYASFQVNLVDGQGLTAELLNQQHDSHPNPNCLPLYIPSEREKKRERERGSLIFYLAEGRHLGSGEMSGPEIDTVFPGDGESKADEEKKKQDKADDDLENSPIEEVRLTVPIMDDPTLPALTFRTWTLGLTSCLVLAFLNQFFGYRQNPLSVPPLAAQLVTLPLGRLMAAKLPKKKVKFPGTAGWEFSMNPGPFNVKEHVLITILANSGANGVYAVHIVTMMRALYHRSIHPLAAFLLSQTTQLLGYGWAGIFRKFMVDSPYMWWPPNLIQVALFRFSLSLALSRSVYDQRFLCDGRQHNCRALHEKEVRRRGGTTRLQFFFVVFAISFAYYIVPNYLFPFASAFSIGCVIWKGSVLAQQLTSGYRGLGIGAFGLDWATISSYLGTPIATPGHAILNVMAGFVLFLYVLVPIAYWTDSYHAKRFPLISSGVFDGAGHRYDTATVINPKTFQFNPEGYSKVGPIHLSPFFVLSYGLNFATLAAIFTHIILFHGRSLWDQTTQAVKNQKMDVHTRLMRKNYERVPEWWFGVLLLITIALAFAACLGFGGQLQLPWWGILLACAVSFAFTLPIGILTATTNVQPGLNIITEMIIGYTYPGRPLANVSFKTYGYVSMMQAIYFLSDFKLGHYMKIPPKSMFVVQLVGTVVATSLYFGTSWWLLSTIPNICDSEKNPLWDCPNDNVFYSASIIWGVVGPVRMFGRLGLYSKQNWWFLAGLLAPIPVWVSSRMFPERKWIKLINVPVILGGVLMMPPAGAVNYWSWGVVGILFNVVIYKRYKKWWSQHTYVMSAGLDTGVAFSAVLAYFALQTWLGPNDEYGPIWWGHVDGSYNCDLAKCPTAAGVVVDGCPVVSGLDA, encoded by the exons ATGCCTGGATCAAGAATGGTTGTATTGCTGGCAGTGGCAGAG ATAAGGGAGATCCCATTTGAGGAGTATGCTTCATTCCAAGTGAACCTCGTCGATGGCCAGGGCCTCACCGCAGAACTGCTTAATCAG CAACATGATTctcatccaaatccaaactgcctccctctatatataccatccgagagagagaaaaagagagagagagagagaggatctctcatcttctaccttgCGGAAGGACGGCACTTAGGATCTGGTGAGATGAGCGGACCTGAGATTGACACAGTTTTCCCCGGCGACGGCGAAAGCAAAGCGgatgaggagaagaagaaacaagacAAAGCAGACG ATGACCTGGAAAATTCACCAATCGAGGAAGTGCGGCTAACTGTCCCGATCATGGACGACCCGACTCTGCCGGCACTGACGTTCCGGACATGGACCCTCGGCTTGACCTCATGCCTGGTGCTGGCGTTCTTGAACCAGTTTTTTGGGTACAGGCAGAACCCGCTCAGCGTCCCGCCGCTCGCGGCGCAGCTGGTGACGCTGCCACTCGGCAGGTTGATGGCCGCAAAGCTGCCGAAGAAGAAGGTCAAGTTTCCGGGGACGGCCGGCTGGGAGTTCTCGATGAACCCTGGGCCCTTCAATGTGAAGGAGCATGTGCTCATCACCATACTGGCCAACTCGGGAGCCAATGGCGTCTATGCAGTTCATATTGTCACCATGATGAGGGCGCTCTACCACAGAAGCATCCATCCCCTTGCTGCCTTCCTGCTCTCACAGACCACACAG TTGCTGGGATATGGATGGGCAGGTATATTTAGGAAGTTCATGGTAGACTCACCTTACATGTGGTGGCCTCCAAATTTGATCCAAGTGGCCTTGTtcaggttctctctctccctggcTCTTTCGCGGTCAGTTTATGATCAACGATTCCTTTGTGACGGAAGACAACATAATTGCAGAGCGCTGCATGAGAAGGAGGTGAGGAGACGGGGAGGGACGACGCGGCTGCAGTTCTTCTTCGTTGTCTTTGCCATCAGCTTCGCCTACTACATCGTCCCGAACTACCTGTTCCCCTTCGCCTCCGCCTTCTCCATCGGCTGCGTCATCTGGAAGGGCTCCGTCCTCGCCCAGCAGCTGACCTCCGGCTACAGGGGCCTGGGCATCGGCGCCTTCGGCCTCGACTGGGCCACTATCAGCAGCTACCTGGGCACCCCCATCGCTACTCCTGGCCACGCCATCCTCAATGTCATGGCCGGGTTCGTGCTCTTCCTCTACGTCCTCGTCCCCATCGCCTACTGGACCGACTCCTACCACGCCAAGCGCTTTCCCCTCATCTCTTCCGGCGTCTTCGACGGCGCCGGCCACAGATACGACACCGCAACCGTCATCAACCCGAAGACCTTTCAGTTCAACCCCGAGGGCTACTCCAAGGTTGGCCCCATCCACCTCTCCCCTTTCTTCGTCTTGTCCTACGGCCTCAACTTCGCAACCCTCGCTGCTATCTTCACCCACATCATCCTCTTCCATGGAAG GAGCCTATGGGACCAAACGACGCAGGCAGTGAAGAACCAGAAAATGGATGTTCACACCCGACTGATGAGGAAGAACTACGAAAGGGTGCCTGAGTGGTGGTTTGGCGTGCTGCTCCTCATCACCATCGCTTTGGCCTTCGCCGCTTGCCTAGGCTTTGGCGGTCAACTACAGCTCCCATGGTGGGGCATTCTCCTCGCCTGTGCAGTTTCCTTCGCCTTCACTCTCCCTATTGGCATACTCACAGCCACCACTAATGTG CAACCTGGGTTGAATATCATCACGGAGATGATCATAGGGTACACATATCCCGGCAGACCTCTCGCCAACGTTTCCTTCAAAACTTATGGGTATGTTAGCATGATGCAAGCCATCTACTTCCTTTCAGATTTCAAGCTGGGCCATTACATGAAGATCCCACCCAAGTCCATGTTTGTTGttcag CTCGTTGGCACTGTTGTTGCAACCTCTCTCTACTTCGGCACATCTTGGTGGCTCCTCTCCACTATCCCCAACATCTGCGACTCAGAAAAGAACCCGCTGTGGGACTGCCCCAACGACAACGTCTTCTACAGCGCCTCCATCATCTGGGGCGTGGTCGGACCGGTCCGAATGTTCGGCAGGCTGGGTCTGTACAGCAAGCAAAACTGGTGGTTCCTAGCGGGCCTGCTTGCGCCCATCCCGGTCTGGGTCTCGTCGCGCATGTTTCCTGAGAGGAAGTGGATCAAGCTCATCAACGTCCCGGTCATACTCGGCGGCGTCCTCATGATGCCGCCGGCCGGCGCGGTCAACTACTGGTCCTGGGGGGTTGTGGGCATACTCTTCAACGTGGTCATATACAAGAGGTACAAGAAGTGGTGGTCTCAGCACACGTATGTGATGTCTGCTGGGCTCGATACCGGGGTGGCCTTCTCAGCCGTGCTCGCCTACTTTGCCCTACAGACGTGGCTGGGCCCCAACGACGAGTATGGACCCATATGGTGGGGCCACGTTGATGGTTCCTACAATTGCGACCTAGCCAAGTGTCCGACCGCGGCTGGAGTTGTGGTGGATGGCTGCCCGGTGGTCTCGGGGCTTGACGCTTAA
- the LOC116250472 gene encoding oligopeptide transporter 1-like isoform X3 encodes MDDPTLPALTFRTWTLGLTSCLVLAFLNQFFGYRQNPLSVPPLAAQLVTLPLGRLMAAKLPKKKVKFPGTAGWEFSMNPGPFNVKEHVLITILANSGANGVYAVHIVTMMRALYHRSIHPLAAFLLSQTTQLLGYGWAGIFRKFMVDSPYMWWPPNLIQVALFRFSLSLALSRSVYDQRFLCDGRQHNCRALHEKEVRRRGGTTRLQFFFVVFAISFAYYIVPNYLFPFASAFSIGCVIWKGSVLAQQLTSGYRGLGIGAFGLDWATISSYLGTPIATPGHAILNVMAGFVLFLYVLVPIAYWTDSYHAKRFPLISSGVFDGAGHRYDTATVINPKTFQFNPEGYSKVGPIHLSPFFVLSYGLNFATLAAIFTHIILFHGRSLWDQTTQAVKNQKMDVHTRLMRKNYERVPEWWFGVLLLITIALAFAACLGFGGQLQLPWWGILLACAVSFAFTLPIGILTATTNVQPGLNIITEMIIGYTYPGRPLANVSFKTYGYVSMMQAIYFLSDFKLGHYMKIPPKSMFVVQLVGTVVATSLYFGTSWWLLSTIPNICDSEKNPLWDCPNDNVFYSASIIWGVVGPVRMFGRLGLYSKQNWWFLAGLLAPIPVWVSSRMFPERKWIKLINVPVILGGVLMMPPAGAVNYWSWGVVGILFNVVIYKRYKKWWSQHTYVMSAGLDTGVAFSAVLAYFALQTWLGPNDEYGPIWWGHVDGSYNCDLAKCPTAAGVVVDGCPVVSGLDA; translated from the exons ATGGACGACCCGACTCTGCCGGCACTGACGTTCCGGACATGGACCCTCGGCTTGACCTCATGCCTGGTGCTGGCGTTCTTGAACCAGTTTTTTGGGTACAGGCAGAACCCGCTCAGCGTCCCGCCGCTCGCGGCGCAGCTGGTGACGCTGCCACTCGGCAGGTTGATGGCCGCAAAGCTGCCGAAGAAGAAGGTCAAGTTTCCGGGGACGGCCGGCTGGGAGTTCTCGATGAACCCTGGGCCCTTCAATGTGAAGGAGCATGTGCTCATCACCATACTGGCCAACTCGGGAGCCAATGGCGTCTATGCAGTTCATATTGTCACCATGATGAGGGCGCTCTACCACAGAAGCATCCATCCCCTTGCTGCCTTCCTGCTCTCACAGACCACACAG TTGCTGGGATATGGATGGGCAGGTATATTTAGGAAGTTCATGGTAGACTCACCTTACATGTGGTGGCCTCCAAATTTGATCCAAGTGGCCTTGTtcaggttctctctctccctggcTCTTTCGCGGTCAGTTTATGATCAACGATTCCTTTGTGACGGAAGACAACATAATTGCAGAGCGCTGCATGAGAAGGAGGTGAGGAGACGGGGAGGGACGACGCGGCTGCAGTTCTTCTTCGTTGTCTTTGCCATCAGCTTCGCCTACTACATCGTCCCGAACTACCTGTTCCCCTTCGCCTCCGCCTTCTCCATCGGCTGCGTCATCTGGAAGGGCTCCGTCCTCGCCCAGCAGCTGACCTCCGGCTACAGGGGCCTGGGCATCGGCGCCTTCGGCCTCGACTGGGCCACTATCAGCAGCTACCTGGGCACCCCCATCGCTACTCCTGGCCACGCCATCCTCAATGTCATGGCCGGGTTCGTGCTCTTCCTCTACGTCCTCGTCCCCATCGCCTACTGGACCGACTCCTACCACGCCAAGCGCTTTCCCCTCATCTCTTCCGGCGTCTTCGACGGCGCCGGCCACAGATACGACACCGCAACCGTCATCAACCCGAAGACCTTTCAGTTCAACCCCGAGGGCTACTCCAAGGTTGGCCCCATCCACCTCTCCCCTTTCTTCGTCTTGTCCTACGGCCTCAACTTCGCAACCCTCGCTGCTATCTTCACCCACATCATCCTCTTCCATGGAAG GAGCCTATGGGACCAAACGACGCAGGCAGTGAAGAACCAGAAAATGGATGTTCACACCCGACTGATGAGGAAGAACTACGAAAGGGTGCCTGAGTGGTGGTTTGGCGTGCTGCTCCTCATCACCATCGCTTTGGCCTTCGCCGCTTGCCTAGGCTTTGGCGGTCAACTACAGCTCCCATGGTGGGGCATTCTCCTCGCCTGTGCAGTTTCCTTCGCCTTCACTCTCCCTATTGGCATACTCACAGCCACCACTAATGTG CAACCTGGGTTGAATATCATCACGGAGATGATCATAGGGTACACATATCCCGGCAGACCTCTCGCCAACGTTTCCTTCAAAACTTATGGGTATGTTAGCATGATGCAAGCCATCTACTTCCTTTCAGATTTCAAGCTGGGCCATTACATGAAGATCCCACCCAAGTCCATGTTTGTTGttcag CTCGTTGGCACTGTTGTTGCAACCTCTCTCTACTTCGGCACATCTTGGTGGCTCCTCTCCACTATCCCCAACATCTGCGACTCAGAAAAGAACCCGCTGTGGGACTGCCCCAACGACAACGTCTTCTACAGCGCCTCCATCATCTGGGGCGTGGTCGGACCGGTCCGAATGTTCGGCAGGCTGGGTCTGTACAGCAAGCAAAACTGGTGGTTCCTAGCGGGCCTGCTTGCGCCCATCCCGGTCTGGGTCTCGTCGCGCATGTTTCCTGAGAGGAAGTGGATCAAGCTCATCAACGTCCCGGTCATACTCGGCGGCGTCCTCATGATGCCGCCGGCCGGCGCGGTCAACTACTGGTCCTGGGGGGTTGTGGGCATACTCTTCAACGTGGTCATATACAAGAGGTACAAGAAGTGGTGGTCTCAGCACACGTATGTGATGTCTGCTGGGCTCGATACCGGGGTGGCCTTCTCAGCCGTGCTCGCCTACTTTGCCCTACAGACGTGGCTGGGCCCCAACGACGAGTATGGACCCATATGGTGGGGCCACGTTGATGGTTCCTACAATTGCGACCTAGCCAAGTGTCCGACCGCGGCTGGAGTTGTGGTGGATGGCTGCCCGGTGGTCTCGGGGCTTGACGCTTAA
- the LOC116250473 gene encoding phosphoglycolate phosphatase 2-like, whose amino-acid sequence MYLVLPRREREKADSFSFLFPESHHSPGNRGQGFPSIFFFSGLLSSFSFPSVSSFVLLFDRHSSSMGDVRIDDLPRRLSSEDARILLESTDVFIFDCDGVIWKGDMLIEGVAQTMEMLRSMGKKLVFVTNNSRKSRRQYAKKFERVGLTVNEEEIFSSSFAASVFLESINFPKERKVYIIGEEGICEELELIGLTCLGGPEDGKKRIDFKPDLFIEHDKSVGAVVVGLDQYINYYKIHYATLCIRGNPGCLFIATNQDASGHMTDSQEWPGAGSMVGAIRGSTQKEPIVVGKPSQLMMKLLLERFQTDASKMCMVGDRLDTDILFGLNGGCKTLLVLSGVTTLAGLTDPSNNIHPDYYTEKVSDLMELV is encoded by the exons ATGTACTTAGTTTTACCCAGACGGGAACGGGAAAAGGCCgactctttttcatttttattccccGAATCGCATCATTCCCCGGGAAACCGTGGGCAAGGTTTtccctccattttttttttctccggCCTCTTGTCGTCGTTCTCCTTTCCCTCTGTCTCCTCCTTTGTTCTGCTCTTTGACCGACATTCTTCCTCGATGGGGGATGTAAGAATCGATGATCTACCGCGACGTCTTTCCAGTGAGGACGCCAGAATTCTTCTCGAGTCAACTGATGTTTTCATCTTCGACTGTGACG GTGTTATTTGGAAAGGCGACATGCTTATAGAAGGAGTTGCACAAACCATGGAGATGCTTAGATCAATG GGGAAGAAGCTGGTTTTTGTGACAAACAACTCCAGAAAATCAAGGCGACAATATGCAAAAAAGTTCGAGAGGGTTGGTTTGACAGTGAATGAG GAGGAGATTTTCTCTTCATCCTTTGCAGCATCTGTTTTCTTGGAGTCCATAAATTTCCCCAAGGAGAGAAAG GTCTACATTATTGGTGAGGAAGGCATATGTGAAGAACTggaactcattggattaacatGTCTCGGTGGCCCG GAGGATGGCAAGAAAAGGATAGATTTCAAACCAGACTTGTTCATTGAACATGATAAGAGT GTTGGAGCAGTTGTTGTTGGGCTTGACCAGTACATTAATTACTACAAAATACA CTACGCTACTCTTTGTATCCGTGGAAATCCAGGATGTCTATTTATTGCAACTAACCAAGATGCTTCTGGACATATGACAGATTCACAGGAATGGCCAG GTGCTGGGTCAATGGTTGGTGCCATACGTGGCTCGACTCAAAAGGAGCCTATTGTTGTTGGGAAACCATCACAGCTTATGATGAAGTTGCTATTGGAGAG GTTTCAGACTGATGCCTCCAAGATGTGCATGGTTGGTGACAGATTGGATACTGATATTTTGTTTGGTCTAAATGGAGGCTGCAAGACGTTGCTTGTTCTCTCAG GTGTGACGACTTTAGCGGGCTTAACTGATCCATCCAACAACATTCATCCTGACTATTATACTGAGAAGGTTTCGGATCTTATGGAGCTAGTCTGA